The following coding sequences lie in one Drosophila sulfurigaster albostrigata strain 15112-1811.04 chromosome 2R, ASM2355843v2, whole genome shotgun sequence genomic window:
- the LOC133836263 gene encoding uncharacterized protein LOC133836263, whose translation MKMKQANLNGMPTSAVTVFNVMSSKQFSKASRATHSTATATATAASASARATGPLFTLILLATILCCISNFGLVEGLKCHMCGQYNEGVGSITPCTNYSKEIEHLYLKECTKRTEKFCVKYVSELSTVRDCATECVEKEIWETQTYCCTEDGCNSGGHLKYSILLLVFPLLNLLGNF comes from the exons ATGAAAATGAAGCAAGCTAACCTAAATGGAATGCCAACGTCGGCCGTCACTGTCTTCAATGTCATGTCATCCAAGCAGTTCTCTAAGGCTAGTCGTGCAACACAttcaacagcgacagcaacagcaacagcagcttctgcttctgctcgTGCCACTGGACCTCTCTTTACGCTAATTTTGCTGGCCACCATCTTGTGTTGCATCAGCAACTTTGGACTTGTCGAAGGTCTGAAGTGCCACATGTGCGGACAGTACAATGAAGGCGTAGGTTCCATTACCCCATGTACAAACTATTCCAAGGAGATTGAGCATCTTTATCTCAAGGAATGCACCAAGAGAACTGAGAAGTTTTGTGTG AAATATGTGAGTGAATTGTCAACAGTGCGGGATTGTGCAACTGAATGCGTTGAGAAGG AAATTTGGGAAACTCAAACATATTGTTGCACAGAGGATGGCTGCAATTCTGGTGGACACTTAAAGTATTCTATCTTGCTATTGGTCTTCCCATTGCTTAACTTACTTGGCAACTTCTAA
- the LOC133836262 gene encoding chymotrypsin-2, whose amino-acid sequence MLWGTKCALPVLILAIVVIGNINVHAAPPMGRVVNGTDASVNDYPFVISLRGSTGSHSCGGSIVSNQFVMTAAHCVAGRTASSLSVQYGVSNIAAKGPNVVAVKRIIQHELYSPSDNYANDIALIQVAEPFEFDYKTVAPVQLPTLNFATPQVEEGAAGVLIGWGLNATGGTIQTTLQRVDLKIYSDAECTSRHNGVTDGRYHICGGVDEGGKGQCSGDSGGPLIYNGQQVGIVSWSIKPCTVAPYPGVYCKVSSYVEWIIKNQIIMP is encoded by the exons ATGCTTTGGGGAACGAAATGCGCTTTGCCAGTCCTGATACTGGCCATAGTAGTTATTGGTAATATCAATGTTCATGCTGCACCCCCAATGGGTCGTGTTGTGAACGGCACTGATGCCAGTGTCAATGATTATCCTTTTGTG ATCTCATTGCGCGGATCAACTGGCTCGCATTCCTGCGGTGGGTCCATTGTTTCCAACCAGTTTGTAATGACAGCAGCTCATTGTGTAGCCGGACGTACCGCTTCATCACTTTCTGTGCAATATGGTGTGTCGAATATCGCTGCGAAAGGACCCAACGTGGTTGCGGTTAAGCGTATAATTCAGCATGAACTCTACAGTCCATCAGACAACTATGCCAATGATATTGCGCTAATCCAAGTGGCCGAGCCCTTTGAGTTTGACTATAAAACTGTTGCCCCGGTTCAGTTGCCAACACTTAATTTTGCAACACCCCAGGTTGAGGAGGGGGCGGCTGGTGTACTTATTGGCTGGGGACTGAATGCG acGGGTGGCACAATTCAGACAACATTGCAGAGGGTTGATCTCAAGATTTATTCCGATGCGGAATGCACATCACGTCACAACGGAGTCACTGATGGTCGTTATCACATTTGTGGTGGAGTCGATGAGGGCGGCAAAGGACAGTGCAGCGGCGACTCCGGAGGTCCTCTAATATATAATGGTCAGCAAGTTGGTATTGTGTCTTGGAGCATCAAGCCGTGTACTGTCGCCCCCTATCCAGGTGTATACTGCAAGGTGTCTAGCTATGTCGAGTGGATTATAAAGaatcaaataataatgccATAG
- the LOC133836260 gene encoding serine/threonine-protein kinase ULK3 isoform X1 has protein sequence MALPRITDYEILEKLGAGSYATVYKTRHKKQRTYHAIKYVEMSSLSQSSRDNLITEIRLLRDLKHKYIVTLQDFFWDDKNIYILLEYCNAGNLSAFIRTKKALPESTCRYFLRQLAAAVQYLRANDISHFDLKPQNLLLTRSTNNVSLKVADFGFAQHLKLGELNEQLKGSPLYMAPEIVRKHKYDAKADLWSIGVILYECLFGKAPYSSRSIEELLLRIRNAEPIERPANARISKECDDLLRRLLVHEPVERISFDDFFAHPFLDLKTFPTDQTLKKAVDLVTQAVEHDEKHNYKEAYYLYCSALQYFVPLITEESDATRRQALRNRALAYMKRAEEIKNVIIEDEYKLLAQRNGRITTALPCLTPSRAETGHEDGSATESSQTSSSRIIEMFEPDVRYKQLFALSNSSPSLKSGLEIGRQGELYLYERKLDAALESYTSALGILVPFVNKEPKGERRNLLLQQLEFWIKEAESIKSILSAKNLDEEEQKLSTVSSQYHIPKLPFSRLHLNIRPHVYLFFVHSFWFNSKCLIKD, from the exons ATGGCATTGCCGCGCATAACAGACTATGAAATACTCGAAAAGCTGGGAGCGGGCAGTTATGCGACCGTTTACAAGACTCGTcataaa AAACAGCGAACTTATCATGCCATCAAGTACGTGGAAATGTCATCGCTGTCACAGAGCTCCCGCGACAATTTAATTACGGAAATTCGTCTTTTGCGCGATTTAAAGCATAAGTACATTGTGACACTTCAGGACTTCTTTTGGGATGACAA aaacattTATATCCTACTGGAGTACTGCAATGCGGGCAACCTGTCTGCCTTCATAAGGACCAAGAAGGCGCTGCCGGAGAGCACTTGCCGCTATTTTCTGCGGCAATTGGCAGCTGCCGTACAATACTTGCGAGCCAATGACATTTCCCACTTCGATCTCAAACCGCAGAACCTTCTACTCACGCGGAGTACCAATAATGTATCTCTAAAGGTAGCCGATTTCGG ATTTGCTCAACACCTAAAATTGGGCGAGTTGAATGAACAGCTAAAAGGCTCGCCACTTTACATGGCACCAGAAATAGTCCGGAAGCACAAATACGATGCCAAGGCGGATCTCTGGAGTATTGGTGTCATTCTGTATGAATGCCTTTTTGGTAAAGCCCCCTATAGCTCGCGGTCTATCGAGGAGTTACTGCTGCGCATACGCAATGCTGAACCAATTGAACGGCCAGCAAATGCACGAATCAGCAAAGAGTGCGACGACTTATTACGTCGCCTTTTGGTGCACGAGCCAGTGGAACGTATCTCATTTGACGATTTCTTTGCGCATCCATTTTTGGATCTGAAAACATTCCCCACGGATCAGACACTGAAGAAGGCTGTAGATTTAGTGACTCAGGCAGTTGAACACGACGAGAAGCATAATTACAAAGAGGCTTATTATCTATACTGCAGCGCACTGCAATATTTTGTGCCACTGATCACCGAGGAATCAGATGCAACTCGACGGCAAGCTTTGCGCAATCGCGCTTTAGCATACATGAAGCGTGCCGAGGAAATTAAGAATGTCATTATTGAGGATGAGTACAAACTACTGGCCCAGCGCAATGGAAGAATAACCACAGCTCTGCCATGTCTAACGCCATCACGTGCCGAAACTGGCCATGAAGATGGGTCTGCGACGGAATCTAGTCAAACAAGTTCGTCTCGCATAATCGAAATGTTTGAGCCTGATGTGCGATACAAGCAACTTT TTGCCCTATCGAACTCGAGTCCGTCCCTGAAATCTGGTCTGGAAATTGGGCGCCAGGGCGAACTCTACCTCTACGAACGCAAGTTGGATGCTGCCTTGGAGTCGTACACTTCTGCACTGGGTATTCTGGTGCCTTTTGTCAACAAGGAACCTAAGGGCGAGCGACGAAATTTGTTGCTTCAgcaa TTGGAGTTTTGGATAAAGGAAGCCGAGAgcattaaaagcattttgaGCGCCAAAAATTTAGACGAGGAGGAACAAAAATTATCTACG gTCTCTTCGCAGTACCACATTCCAAAATTGCCATTTTCACGATTACATTTGAATATAAGGCCtcatgtttatttgttttttgtgcatagtttttggtttaattCGAAGTGCTTAATCAAAGATTAA
- the LOC133836260 gene encoding serine/threonine-protein kinase ULK3 isoform X2 — protein MALPRITDYEILEKLGAGSYATVYKTRHKKQRTYHAIKYVEMSSLSQSSRDNLITEIRLLRDLKHKYIVTLQDFFWDDKNIYILLEYCNAGNLSAFIRTKKALPESTCRYFLRQLAAAVQYLRANDISHFDLKPQNLLLTRSTNNVSLKVADFGALQYFVPLITEESDATRRQALRNRALAYMKRAEEIKNVIIEDEYKLLAQRNGRITTALPCLTPSRAETGHEDGSATESSQTSSSRIIEMFEPDVRYKQLFALSNSSPSLKSGLEIGRQGELYLYERKLDAALESYTSALGILVPFVNKEPKGERRNLLLQQLEFWIKEAESIKSILSAKNLDEEEQKLSTVSSQYHIPKLPFSRLHLNIRPHVYLFFVHSFWFNSKCLIKD, from the exons ATGGCATTGCCGCGCATAACAGACTATGAAATACTCGAAAAGCTGGGAGCGGGCAGTTATGCGACCGTTTACAAGACTCGTcataaa AAACAGCGAACTTATCATGCCATCAAGTACGTGGAAATGTCATCGCTGTCACAGAGCTCCCGCGACAATTTAATTACGGAAATTCGTCTTTTGCGCGATTTAAAGCATAAGTACATTGTGACACTTCAGGACTTCTTTTGGGATGACAA aaacattTATATCCTACTGGAGTACTGCAATGCGGGCAACCTGTCTGCCTTCATAAGGACCAAGAAGGCGCTGCCGGAGAGCACTTGCCGCTATTTTCTGCGGCAATTGGCAGCTGCCGTACAATACTTGCGAGCCAATGACATTTCCCACTTCGATCTCAAACCGCAGAACCTTCTACTCACGCGGAGTACCAATAATGTATCTCTAAAGGTAGCCGATTTCGG CGCACTGCAATATTTTGTGCCACTGATCACCGAGGAATCAGATGCAACTCGACGGCAAGCTTTGCGCAATCGCGCTTTAGCATACATGAAGCGTGCCGAGGAAATTAAGAATGTCATTATTGAGGATGAGTACAAACTACTGGCCCAGCGCAATGGAAGAATAACCACAGCTCTGCCATGTCTAACGCCATCACGTGCCGAAACTGGCCATGAAGATGGGTCTGCGACGGAATCTAGTCAAACAAGTTCGTCTCGCATAATCGAAATGTTTGAGCCTGATGTGCGATACAAGCAACTTT TTGCCCTATCGAACTCGAGTCCGTCCCTGAAATCTGGTCTGGAAATTGGGCGCCAGGGCGAACTCTACCTCTACGAACGCAAGTTGGATGCTGCCTTGGAGTCGTACACTTCTGCACTGGGTATTCTGGTGCCTTTTGTCAACAAGGAACCTAAGGGCGAGCGACGAAATTTGTTGCTTCAgcaa TTGGAGTTTTGGATAAAGGAAGCCGAGAgcattaaaagcattttgaGCGCCAAAAATTTAGACGAGGAGGAACAAAAATTATCTACG gTCTCTTCGCAGTACCACATTCCAAAATTGCCATTTTCACGATTACATTTGAATATAAGGCCtcatgtttatttgttttttgtgcatagtttttggtttaattCGAAGTGCTTAATCAAAGATTAA
- the LOC133836261 gene encoding uncharacterized protein LOC133836261 isoform X1, translating to MACTKLLFLLIVWRYLKNFKMNYGRKTPSTYRSNPSVYSHATGRSSTNLHSKMSRSTRSVRIPWYQRPLLKNNQYIDIQKGAMLIGLFAVFLSLFTIGSTIFDIYCYAMAAPGSTHYGYYIISYEFVYVGNKHVRNMLIVFALFSLILAIINFVTSILLCVALRKEYERKVLPWLWTFAIFTVWRALALIFFAIVNDLYFAYNILMVLLWSIFCLVSIYGWAVVYSLFLELVDLTKLEDLAHLRMGTMASLHASTANSLAGSRPTTPHSTVTTMPVG from the exons ATGGCATGTACTAAATTATTGTTTC TATTAATTGTGTGGCGTTACTTAAAAAACTTCAAAATGAACTATGGCCGTAAAACGCCCTCCACTTATCGCTCGAATCCTTCGGTGTATTCACATGCGACGGGAAG ATCGTCTACTAACTTGCACTCCAAGATGTCGAGATCCACGCGCTCCGTGCGCATTCCATGGTATCAAAGGCCACTGCTCAAGAACAAtcaatatattgatatacaaaaaGGTGCCATGCTTATAGGactgtttgctgtt TTTCTCTCATTGTTCACTATTGGCTCTACTATATTCGATATATACTGCTATGCTATGGCTGCCCCAGGATCCACCCATTATGGTTACTATATCATATCATATGAGTTTGTCTATGTTGGCAACAAGCATG TGCGCAACATGCTCATTGTGTTCGCCTTATTCTCTCTAATCTTGGCGATCATCAACTTTGTTACCAGTATTCTGTTATGCGTGGCTTTACGCAAG GAGTATGAACGCAAAGTGTTGCCATGGCTGTGGACATTTGCTATCTTCACTGTTTGGCGCGCCTTGGCACTAATCTTCTTTGCCATTGTGAACGACTTGTATTTCGCCTATAACATTCTTATGGTCCTGCTATGGAGTATATTTTGTCTAGTATCTATCTATGGCTGGGCAGTTGTCTATTCACTTTTCCTCGAGCTAGTGGATTTGACAAAACTTGAAGATCTGGCACACTTAAGA ATGGGCACAATGGCTTCACTGCATGCATCCACTGCCAACTCATTGGCTGGCTCTCGCCCGACAACGCCCCACAGTACTGTTACCACAATGCCGGTGGGATAA
- the LOC133836261 gene encoding uncharacterized protein LOC133836261 isoform X2, with amino-acid sequence MALLIVWRYLKNFKMNYGRKTPSTYRSNPSVYSHATGRSSTNLHSKMSRSTRSVRIPWYQRPLLKNNQYIDIQKGAMLIGLFAVFLSLFTIGSTIFDIYCYAMAAPGSTHYGYYIISYEFVYVGNKHVRNMLIVFALFSLILAIINFVTSILLCVALRKEYERKVLPWLWTFAIFTVWRALALIFFAIVNDLYFAYNILMVLLWSIFCLVSIYGWAVVYSLFLELVDLTKLEDLAHLRMGTMASLHASTANSLAGSRPTTPHSTVTTMPVG; translated from the exons ATGGCAT TATTAATTGTGTGGCGTTACTTAAAAAACTTCAAAATGAACTATGGCCGTAAAACGCCCTCCACTTATCGCTCGAATCCTTCGGTGTATTCACATGCGACGGGAAG ATCGTCTACTAACTTGCACTCCAAGATGTCGAGATCCACGCGCTCCGTGCGCATTCCATGGTATCAAAGGCCACTGCTCAAGAACAAtcaatatattgatatacaaaaaGGTGCCATGCTTATAGGactgtttgctgtt TTTCTCTCATTGTTCACTATTGGCTCTACTATATTCGATATATACTGCTATGCTATGGCTGCCCCAGGATCCACCCATTATGGTTACTATATCATATCATATGAGTTTGTCTATGTTGGCAACAAGCATG TGCGCAACATGCTCATTGTGTTCGCCTTATTCTCTCTAATCTTGGCGATCATCAACTTTGTTACCAGTATTCTGTTATGCGTGGCTTTACGCAAG GAGTATGAACGCAAAGTGTTGCCATGGCTGTGGACATTTGCTATCTTCACTGTTTGGCGCGCCTTGGCACTAATCTTCTTTGCCATTGTGAACGACTTGTATTTCGCCTATAACATTCTTATGGTCCTGCTATGGAGTATATTTTGTCTAGTATCTATCTATGGCTGGGCAGTTGTCTATTCACTTTTCCTCGAGCTAGTGGATTTGACAAAACTTGAAGATCTGGCACACTTAAGA ATGGGCACAATGGCTTCACTGCATGCATCCACTGCCAACTCATTGGCTGGCTCTCGCCCGACAACGCCCCACAGTACTGTTACCACAATGCCGGTGGGATAA
- the LOC133836261 gene encoding uncharacterized protein LOC133836261 isoform X3, with protein MNYGRKTPSTYRSNPSVYSHATGRSSTNLHSKMSRSTRSVRIPWYQRPLLKNNQYIDIQKGAMLIGLFAVFLSLFTIGSTIFDIYCYAMAAPGSTHYGYYIISYEFVYVGNKHVRNMLIVFALFSLILAIINFVTSILLCVALRKEYERKVLPWLWTFAIFTVWRALALIFFAIVNDLYFAYNILMVLLWSIFCLVSIYGWAVVYSLFLELVDLTKLEDLAHLRMGTMASLHASTANSLAGSRPTTPHSTVTTMPVG; from the exons ATGAACTATGGCCGTAAAACGCCCTCCACTTATCGCTCGAATCCTTCGGTGTATTCACATGCGACGGGAAG ATCGTCTACTAACTTGCACTCCAAGATGTCGAGATCCACGCGCTCCGTGCGCATTCCATGGTATCAAAGGCCACTGCTCAAGAACAAtcaatatattgatatacaaaaaGGTGCCATGCTTATAGGactgtttgctgtt TTTCTCTCATTGTTCACTATTGGCTCTACTATATTCGATATATACTGCTATGCTATGGCTGCCCCAGGATCCACCCATTATGGTTACTATATCATATCATATGAGTTTGTCTATGTTGGCAACAAGCATG TGCGCAACATGCTCATTGTGTTCGCCTTATTCTCTCTAATCTTGGCGATCATCAACTTTGTTACCAGTATTCTGTTATGCGTGGCTTTACGCAAG GAGTATGAACGCAAAGTGTTGCCATGGCTGTGGACATTTGCTATCTTCACTGTTTGGCGCGCCTTGGCACTAATCTTCTTTGCCATTGTGAACGACTTGTATTTCGCCTATAACATTCTTATGGTCCTGCTATGGAGTATATTTTGTCTAGTATCTATCTATGGCTGGGCAGTTGTCTATTCACTTTTCCTCGAGCTAGTGGATTTGACAAAACTTGAAGATCTGGCACACTTAAGA ATGGGCACAATGGCTTCACTGCATGCATCCACTGCCAACTCATTGGCTGGCTCTCGCCCGACAACGCCCCACAGTACTGTTACCACAATGCCGGTGGGATAA